From one Pseudomonas sp. B21-048 genomic stretch:
- a CDS encoding helix-turn-helix domain-containing protein has protein sequence MNEIDGSRRAKAEHIMKIGLLLETGRLSKTEAAQRLGLSQEELDELLRGKFNDLTVAKISEYPSLLPDERR, from the coding sequence ATGAATGAAATTGATGGAAGCAGGCGGGCCAAAGCCGAACACATTATGAAGATTGGTCTGCTCCTCGAAACCGGCCGGCTGAGTAAGACTGAGGCTGCGCAAAGGCTCGGGCTGTCTCAGGAGGAACTCGACGAATTACTTCGTGGAAAATTCAATGATTTGACCGTGGCAAAGATTTCGGAATATCCAAGCCTGCTGCCGGATGAACGCAGGTAA
- a CDS encoding helix-turn-helix transcriptional regulator, producing the protein MASLAMKITLERIALFQFTPAHCVQARAMLGWSIEELSAQSGVSVDAIQRFEAERDVLDVTRLALAYQLESQGLVFFPGFAPGRGMNVKGATPNPVARADYSMVE; encoded by the coding sequence ATGGCCTCTCTTGCGATGAAAATCACCCTGGAACGTATCGCCCTCTTCCAGTTCACCCCTGCCCACTGCGTCCAGGCCCGAGCGATGCTGGGCTGGAGTATTGAAGAGCTATCCGCGCAATCCGGCGTTTCCGTTGATGCCATTCAGCGTTTCGAAGCGGAACGCGATGTGCTGGATGTCACCCGACTGGCGTTGGCCTATCAGTTGGAGTCGCAAGGTTTGGTGTTCTTCCCCGGGTTTGCGCCGGGCAGAGGGATGAATGTGAAAGGGGCGACGCCGAATCCGGTGGCGCGGGCGGATTATTCGATGGTTGAGTGA
- a CDS encoding MBL fold metallo-hydrolase has protein sequence MATSTSPANNASTPEASRQAQGQYRNHVPVQREGFRKTLRIIWNMIFHKPRDTRPSTPVPVETLTRAALIAAPNHSVYRLGHSTVLLKLRDKFWITDPVFAERASPVQWAGPKRFHQPPISLEDLPPIEAVILSHDHYDHLDYQAVLKLANKTQYFLTPLGVGDTLIKWGIDASKVRQLDWWQGTEVNGLQFVATPSQHFSGRGLFDGNSTLWASWVMIDGDTRVFFSGDSGYFDGFKRIGEQYGPFDLTLMETGAYNVEWPHVHMQPEQTLQAHIDLKGRWLLPIHNGTFDLAMHAWYEPFDRILALAWERNVSIITPQMGEAFNVMYPQPGRAWWLNLENINDQVAVHNA, from the coding sequence ATGGCCACCTCAACGTCCCCAGCGAATAACGCCTCAACGCCCGAAGCATCTCGACAGGCTCAAGGGCAGTACCGCAATCATGTGCCGGTGCAGCGCGAAGGCTTTCGCAAAACCTTGCGCATCATTTGGAACATGATCTTCCACAAGCCACGCGACACCCGCCCATCCACTCCTGTCCCAGTGGAAACCCTGACCCGGGCTGCGTTGATCGCCGCGCCCAACCACAGCGTCTATCGCCTCGGCCATTCCACGGTTCTGTTGAAGCTGCGAGACAAATTCTGGATCACCGATCCGGTCTTCGCCGAGCGCGCCTCACCAGTGCAATGGGCCGGCCCCAAACGCTTTCACCAACCGCCTATCAGTCTTGAAGACCTGCCGCCAATTGAAGCGGTGATCCTGTCCCACGATCACTACGACCATCTCGATTATCAGGCTGTCCTCAAACTGGCGAACAAGACCCAATACTTCCTCACCCCGCTGGGCGTGGGCGACACCCTGATCAAGTGGGGTATCGACGCCAGTAAAGTGCGCCAACTGGATTGGTGGCAGGGTACCGAGGTCAATGGCCTGCAATTTGTCGCCACACCTTCGCAGCATTTTTCCGGTCGTGGCCTGTTCGACGGCAACAGTACCCTTTGGGCGTCGTGGGTGATGATCGACGGTGACACGCGGGTCTTCTTCAGTGGCGACAGCGGCTACTTCGACGGCTTCAAACGCATTGGCGAGCAGTATGGGCCGTTCGACCTGACGCTCATGGAAACCGGCGCCTACAACGTCGAGTGGCCTCACGTTCACATGCAGCCCGAGCAAACCCTGCAAGCGCATATCGATCTTAAAGGACGCTGGTTGCTGCCGATCCATAACGGCACCTTCGACCTGGCGATGCACGCCTGGTACGAACCCTTCGACCGCATTTTGGCACTGGCCTGGGAGCGGAATGTGTCGATTATCACGCCGCAGATGGGTGAGGCGTTCAATGTGATGTATCCGCAGCCTGGTCGTGCGTGGTGGCTAAATCTGGAAAATATAAACGATCAGGTGGCGGTTCATAACGCTTGA